The Corynebacterium minutissimum genome includes the window TTGCGGTGGCGAGCGAGTGGGCGGCCACCAATGGCACGTGGGTCGTGGTCAAAGGAGGTCACCTCAACGGCAAGCACGCCGATAACGCCACGGTAAGCCCCGATGGCCACGTCACCCGCGTGCCCTGCCCCCGCGTGGAGACGAAGAACACGCACGGCACCGGCTGCTCCCTTTCTTCAGCACTTGCCGCGCGCTTAGCTGCCGGCGATACGCTTGACGCCGCCCTTCAGTGGGCCACTGAGTGGATTCACGAGGCTATCGCGCATGCAGACGAGCTTCACGTTGGCAAGGGCCACGGCCCTATCGACCATGGACACCGCATGCGCCGCCTCGCTTTATCCGAGTAAGTCCGCGCCGGGGCGAGTCAGTACCGCGACGAGAAACGTCGAGTTGTCCTTGAACACCTTCATGTCCCATGAGGAGAAGGTGAAATCCACGCGGTAACCAACCGCTCCGGCCAGGGCGAGAAACTCCTCAAAGCCCCAGCCGCGGCCTTCACCAAAGCCGACGACGAAACGCCCGCCTGGGCGAAGAGCGTCGAAGACGTTGCGCAGGGCAGCGTCCCTACCTTCAGGGTCAATGAACGTCATGACATTGCCCGCTGCCACGGCGATGTCAAAATTATCCTCTGGGATGTCATCTTCGGAGAGATCCCCCACCTCCCAGCGTGCCTCCGGATAGTCGTGTTCGGCATGCTCGATAAGAACTGGATCGACGTCCACGCCCACGACAGTGTGTCCACGTTTAGCCAGCTCACCGCCGAGGCGCCCAGAGCCACAGCCCGCATCAAGGACGCGGGAGTTTCGCTCCACCATGGCATCGATTAGCCGGGCTTCGCCGTCGATATCCTTACCCTGGGCTCGAAGCGTCTTCCATTTCCGCGCAAAATTGTGGGAATGGGCCGGGTTAGCTGCGGTAACTTCTTTCCAGGTAGGCATAAAAGCAATTATATGCCCTTTCACGGTGTAAGCTTTAGCCGCTCAGATAAAACTCGCCGGGGGAAGCTTGCCTCCCGGGCTCACATCACGCGAAGGAGGCTGTCACCGATGCCGAACGTACCGTCGCCATTTAGGCCACGTAAAAAGAGTGCTCCTCCCAGTTCCTCCGCTTCCTTCTCCGTGCCAGCCGAGCGCGCCATCGAGCATTGCCGCGTTTTCGTCGACGGTGAGGCCCTGCCCGGTGAGTACACCCCGCACAGCGCCCTGCAGACCGTCGAGGAGTATGGGCGTGGCTTCGTGTGGGTCGGCCTGCACGAACCGCTGGAGTCCCAGATGACCAAGGTGGCCTCCGAGTTTCGCATTCACGAGCTCATCGTGGAAGACGTCGTCCAAGCTCACCAGCGCCCGAAGCTGGAGCGCTATGACGACCAGCTCTTCGTCGTCGCGCGTTCCGTGAACTACCGTGACCACGACGAGGTGACTGATAAGCGCCAAATCATTTCCACCGGTGAGGTGCAGATGATTATTGGTGATACCTTCATCATCACCGTGCGCCACTCGGCCAAGCTTCCCAACTTGGCCTACGTGGTGCAGGATGAACAGGACCTCGTGGAACAGGGGCCGGTGGCCATGGCCTGGAAGATTCTGGACATGATGGTGGACCGCTACTCCGAAATTTGCCGTCTCATCGCCATTGAGGTCGACGAGCTCGAGGAGGAAGTCTTTACGCCCAACTCATTGCCCAACATTGACCGTATCTACATGTTTAAGCGCGAGATTCTCG containing:
- a CDS encoding class I SAM-dependent methyltransferase, which gives rise to MPTWKEVTAANPAHSHNFARKWKTLRAQGKDIDGEARLIDAMVERNSRVLDAGCGSGRLGGELAKRGHTVVGVDVDPVLIEHAEHDYPEARWEVGDLSEDDIPEDNFDIAVAAGNVMTFIDPEGRDAALRNVFDALRPGGRFVVGFGEGRGWGFEEFLALAGAVGYRVDFTFSSWDMKVFKDNSTFLVAVLTRPGADLLG
- the corA gene encoding magnesium/cobalt transporter CorA, which produces MPNVPSPFRPRKKSAPPSSSASFSVPAERAIEHCRVFVDGEALPGEYTPHSALQTVEEYGRGFVWVGLHEPLESQMTKVASEFRIHELIVEDVVQAHQRPKLERYDDQLFVVARSVNYRDHDEVTDKRQIISTGEVQMIIGDTFIITVRHSAKLPNLAYVVQDEQDLVEQGPVAMAWKILDMMVDRYSEICRLIAIEVDELEEEVFTPNSLPNIDRIYMFKREILEMKHAIDPLSPALRAMNSDHKDLISKTIRSYLRDVNDHELVVKDQVAGFDERLTSLIDASVAKVTMQQNSDMRTISAVVGMWAAPTLVAGIYGMNFDVMPELHFAWGYFGALGLMVLVVAAMWWWFRRNHWL